In Hymenobacter sublimis, a single genomic region encodes these proteins:
- a CDS encoding PP2C family protein-serine/threonine phosphatase produces MPTITPEKRLFLKERELGALLEITQAINLDPTEAALYKIFQFTLLGQLNIRRLVLYVKEEGQWQCMVSFGAGLSDFRKLALPAIILENCTSTPCPLRSFGDLGPDWQHLETVIPVVQNGEVLSYVLIGNVHEDYASEEATKFLQTLSNILIGAIENRRLARQRVANAAMRKEIEIAQEVQTMLFPRKLPNDAHVAVHASYVPHTAVGGDYYDVVDLDANRFLFCVADVSGKGVAASLLMSNFQAGLRTLLRQQADIGTVAQELNNLIFRNAGGDKFITVFFGLYDRSTRELQYVNAGHNDPLLISDGGPIQLLKEGTIMLGVMDELPMLKVGRVQVPPRTMLFSYTDGLTEVFDAEQNEFGEEGVLRVLRHNRYAPLATVHQELLREIEAYNLHGTRFADDVTILSCRFK; encoded by the coding sequence ATGCCAACTATTACTCCCGAAAAGCGTCTGTTCCTGAAGGAGCGTGAGTTGGGGGCTCTGCTGGAAATCACCCAGGCCATCAATTTAGACCCCACGGAAGCGGCTCTGTATAAAATTTTCCAGTTTACCCTGCTCGGCCAGCTCAACATCCGTCGGCTCGTACTCTACGTGAAAGAGGAAGGGCAGTGGCAGTGCATGGTCTCCTTCGGGGCTGGGCTTTCCGACTTTCGCAAGCTGGCTCTCCCGGCTATTATTCTAGAAAACTGCACCTCCACGCCCTGCCCCCTACGCAGCTTCGGCGACTTAGGACCCGATTGGCAGCACCTGGAAACCGTCATTCCGGTGGTGCAAAATGGCGAAGTGCTGTCCTACGTCCTGATTGGCAATGTGCACGAGGACTACGCCAGCGAGGAAGCCACTAAGTTTCTGCAAACCCTGAGCAACATTCTTATCGGGGCCATTGAAAATCGGCGGCTGGCCCGGCAGCGGGTTGCCAACGCGGCCATGCGCAAGGAAATCGAAATTGCCCAGGAGGTGCAAACCATGCTCTTCCCCCGCAAGCTACCCAACGATGCCCACGTGGCCGTGCACGCCTCCTACGTGCCCCACACCGCCGTGGGCGGCGACTACTACGACGTGGTGGACCTGGATGCCAACCGCTTCCTGTTCTGCGTCGCCGACGTGTCGGGTAAGGGCGTGGCGGCCTCGTTGCTGATGTCTAATTTCCAAGCCGGTTTGCGCACCCTGCTGCGCCAGCAGGCCGATATCGGCACCGTGGCTCAGGAACTGAATAACCTGATTTTCCGCAACGCCGGCGGCGACAAGTTCATTACCGTCTTCTTCGGCCTCTACGACCGGAGCACCCGCGAGCTGCAGTACGTAAATGCCGGCCACAACGACCCGCTCCTGATTTCCGACGGCGGACCGATTCAGCTGCTCAAGGAAGGCACCATTATGCTAGGCGTGATGGATGAGCTGCCCATGCTGAAAGTCGGCCGCGTGCAGGTGCCCCCGCGCACCATGCTGTTCTCCTATACCGATGGCCTGACGGAAGTATTTGACGCTGAGCAAAATGAGTTTGGAGAGGAAGGCGTGCTGCGCGTGCTGCGCCACAACCGCTACGCCCCCCTGGCCACGGTGCACCAAGAGCTCCTCCGCGAAATAGAGGCCTACAACCTCCACGGCACCCGCTTCGCCGACGACGTCACCATCCTAAGCTGCCGGTTTAAGTAA
- a CDS encoding O-antigen ligase family protein, giving the protein MRPRLAQWLPHTPEQRVFTGFIGLLLGGGAATVLLHSPLGLLPLAAGLGVLLLFTEWRLLYYLLFLTLAFSREMPLPGGLSLDVPSEPLLLVLTGCVLATFLMHPHAVSGRELRHPLVIILLLMLLWSAVSTAFSVDTTKSVKYLLAKTWYLVPFGLGTLLLLPRPAALWRVAGIYTAGACLTVVIVGVRHAAHGFSFESINEAVQLLYRNHVIYATVLALLLPFTLYGARSTQGAARVGWRVAMGILLFGLITSYTRASVLSLPVAGVFYGVARLRQTRLLLVGAVLTLVAGAAYFLDQNNYMLYAPEFEKTVFNGENFGKHLEATYKLQDVSGMERVYRWVAAGRMTAAKPLVGSGPSTFYPEYKRYTVRSFRTYVSENPEKSTTHNYFLLVLAEQGFPGLILLLILLGTALLTFEHLYHQTRPGTQPRYVLLACGMSLVIIIFHLLLNELVEVDKIGSFFFLNIAMLIRVGTWARGEAVNE; this is encoded by the coding sequence ATGAGGCCGCGGTTAGCCCAGTGGCTTCCTCACACCCCGGAGCAGCGCGTGTTTACGGGCTTCATCGGGTTGCTGCTGGGGGGCGGCGCGGCAACAGTGCTGCTGCACTCTCCCCTGGGGCTGCTCCCCCTGGCAGCCGGACTGGGCGTACTCCTGCTCTTTACGGAGTGGCGGCTGCTCTACTACCTGCTGTTCCTGACGCTGGCTTTTTCCCGGGAAATGCCGTTGCCCGGCGGCCTGAGCCTGGATGTTCCCTCGGAACCCCTGCTGCTAGTTCTTACAGGCTGCGTGCTGGCCACATTTCTGATGCATCCCCACGCCGTTTCGGGCCGGGAGCTGCGGCATCCGCTGGTGATTATCCTGCTGCTGATGCTACTCTGGTCGGCGGTGTCCACGGCTTTTTCCGTCGATACTACCAAGTCCGTCAAATACCTGCTGGCCAAAACCTGGTACCTAGTTCCTTTTGGGCTGGGTACACTGCTGCTGCTGCCGCGGCCCGCCGCCCTGTGGCGCGTAGCGGGCATTTACACGGCCGGGGCCTGCCTGACAGTAGTTATTGTAGGAGTTCGGCACGCGGCGCACGGCTTCAGTTTTGAGTCCATCAACGAGGCAGTGCAGCTACTGTACCGTAACCATGTTATCTATGCCACAGTGCTGGCCTTGCTCCTACCGTTCACGCTTTATGGGGCCCGCAGCACCCAGGGCGCAGCCCGCGTGGGCTGGCGCGTGGCCATGGGCATCCTACTTTTTGGGCTGATTACGTCCTACACCCGGGCCTCGGTACTTTCCCTGCCGGTAGCGGGCGTATTCTACGGGGTAGCGCGGCTGCGCCAGACGCGGCTACTGCTGGTCGGGGCCGTGCTGACCCTGGTGGCGGGTGCTGCTTACTTCCTGGACCAGAACAACTACATGCTGTACGCCCCGGAGTTTGAAAAAACGGTGTTCAACGGCGAGAACTTTGGCAAGCACCTGGAGGCCACCTACAAGCTCCAAGACGTGTCGGGGATGGAGCGGGTGTACCGCTGGGTGGCGGCCGGCCGCATGACGGCGGCCAAGCCCCTGGTGGGCAGTGGCCCCAGCACCTTTTACCCTGAGTATAAGCGCTATACTGTACGCAGCTTCCGCACCTACGTGAGCGAGAACCCCGAGAAGTCAACCACCCATAATTACTTCCTGCTGGTGCTAGCCGAGCAGGGCTTCCCGGGCCTCATTCTGCTGCTGATTCTGCTGGGCACAGCCCTGCTCACTTTCGAGCACCTCTACCACCAGACGCGCCCCGGCACCCAACCTCGCTACGTGCTGCTGGCCTGCGGCATGAGCTTGGTCATTATTATCTTCCATCTGTTACTCAACGAGTTGGTGGAAGTAGATAAAATCGGCTCTTTCTTCTTTCTCAACATTGCCATGCTGATTCGGGTAGGCACGTGGGCGAGAGGTGAGGCGGTGAATGAGTGA
- a CDS encoding oligosaccharide flippase family protein, whose amino-acid sequence MVLLNLLVKPGWVVLENVVQDRLGHEVFGTFTALLTLATIVAAVSDVGTTQLTTKRLAASPGFFTEFFPTLLPLRAGLGVGFLLATVGIGWVLGYRGHWLLLLAITAAGLLLTQYILFLRGVLQAHQRFNLDAVLSVLERLLLLGLVLALLPIGLSLDRYVAVRTVAVGFTFLLLVVLIRRFYGKVALRPRWQQARQVLLESLPLAFITLVYGLNERVDMLMLERLVSSKEASYYAAAYRWVDAVMMYLWTVLPLFFARFAHATGRTQEQQELLWFGQRVVTVPLLFVVGFGLFRGELLFFQFTHSSAQEVARMTQCLQLLFLNVLVHAFFAIYSTLLTSTDHEKPVSWLVTGSIVVNVGLNFVFMPRYGALAGAINTLLCAVVVSAGYLWLVPRRTGVQLPWAMLLRLMLTFSGLCAGWYALRRYAALPWWLEAGLAGLWLLVLVLGLGVVKVNELRQLRRRPPAV is encoded by the coding sequence GTGGTGCTGCTCAACCTGCTCGTGAAACCGGGCTGGGTAGTGCTGGAAAACGTGGTCCAGGACCGGCTGGGCCACGAGGTGTTCGGGACGTTCACGGCCCTGCTGACCCTGGCTACCATTGTGGCGGCGGTGTCCGACGTGGGTACTACCCAGTTGACAACCAAGCGGCTGGCAGCTTCCCCTGGCTTTTTCACCGAGTTCTTTCCTACTCTGCTACCCCTGCGGGCCGGGCTGGGTGTGGGCTTTCTGCTGGCTACCGTGGGCATCGGCTGGGTGCTGGGCTACCGGGGCCACTGGCTACTGCTGCTGGCCATTACGGCCGCCGGACTGCTGCTAACCCAATACATTCTGTTCTTGCGCGGGGTGCTGCAGGCCCACCAGCGGTTCAACCTCGATGCCGTGCTGTCGGTGCTGGAGCGGCTGCTGCTGCTGGGGCTGGTACTGGCGCTGCTCCCCATAGGGCTGAGCCTGGATCGGTACGTGGCCGTGCGCACGGTGGCCGTGGGGTTCACGTTTCTGCTGCTAGTGGTACTGATTCGACGTTTTTACGGCAAGGTGGCCCTGCGCCCGCGCTGGCAGCAGGCCCGGCAGGTACTGCTAGAGAGCCTGCCGCTGGCCTTCATTACGCTGGTGTACGGCCTAAATGAGCGGGTAGATATGCTGATGCTGGAGCGGCTGGTGTCGAGCAAGGAAGCCAGCTACTACGCCGCCGCCTACCGCTGGGTTGATGCCGTGATGATGTACCTCTGGACGGTGCTGCCGCTGTTTTTTGCCCGCTTTGCCCACGCCACCGGCCGGACTCAGGAGCAGCAGGAGCTTCTCTGGTTCGGCCAGCGCGTCGTCACGGTGCCCTTGCTGTTTGTGGTGGGCTTCGGCCTGTTTCGGGGGGAACTGCTGTTTTTTCAGTTTACTCACAGTTCCGCCCAGGAGGTAGCCCGCATGACCCAGTGTCTGCAGCTGCTGTTTCTGAACGTGCTGGTGCACGCCTTCTTCGCCATCTACAGCACCCTGCTTACTAGCACCGACCACGAAAAACCCGTTTCCTGGCTCGTAACGGGCAGTATTGTGGTCAACGTGGGGCTGAATTTCGTGTTCATGCCCCGCTACGGGGCCCTAGCCGGGGCCATCAACACCCTGCTGTGCGCCGTGGTGGTGTCAGCAGGGTACCTGTGGCTGGTGCCGCGCCGCACCGGGGTGCAACTACCGTGGGCGATGCTATTGCGCTTGATGCTGACGTTCAGTGGCTTATGCGCGGGCTGGTACGCGCTGCGCCGCTACGCCGCGCTGCCCTGGTGGCTGGAGGCTGGCCTAGCCGGGCTGTGGCTGCTGGTGCTGGTGCTGGGGTTGGGGGTAGTAAAAGTCAATGAGTTACGGCAGCTTCGGCGCCGGCCGCCAGCGGTTTAG
- a CDS encoding glycosyltransferase family 4 protein, with protein MEIAVNVRFLLPGDKLEGIGRFTYETLRHLVQQHPEHTFHFLFDRAFDERYRFGPNVVPHVLGPPARHPLLWLAWFEGAVARWLRRRRPAVFLSPDGYTTLRTRVPRVTVIHDLAFEHFPQDVSPLVLRYYRYFTPRFAKASRRVVAVSEATRQDLVQTYGVGPEKISVVYNAADAHFRPQPVAVQQATRERFSAGKPYFLFVGALQPRKNLVNLLQAFDQFKAATGSSAKLLVVGRTAWKAGPIFEVYQRMHYRHDVHLTGRVTDTELVALYAAALATCYVPYFEGFGIPIIEAQACASPVITSNCSSMPEVAGGGARLVDPLSVDSIAAGLGEVHASESYRAELIQKGLQNTQRFSWAESAHLLWQEILAARG; from the coding sequence TTGGAAATAGCCGTCAACGTCCGTTTTTTACTACCCGGCGACAAGTTGGAGGGCATCGGCCGCTTCACCTACGAGACGTTGCGCCACCTCGTGCAGCAGCACCCCGAGCATACCTTTCACTTTCTCTTCGACCGGGCCTTTGATGAGCGGTACCGGTTTGGGCCGAATGTAGTGCCGCACGTGCTGGGCCCGCCGGCCCGCCATCCGTTGCTGTGGCTGGCCTGGTTTGAGGGGGCCGTAGCCCGCTGGCTGCGCCGCCGCCGTCCGGCCGTGTTCCTGAGTCCGGATGGCTACACTACCCTGCGCACCCGCGTGCCCCGCGTCACCGTCATCCATGACCTGGCTTTCGAGCACTTCCCCCAGGATGTGAGCCCGCTGGTGCTGCGGTACTACCGGTACTTTACGCCCCGTTTTGCCAAGGCCTCCCGGCGGGTAGTGGCCGTGTCAGAGGCTACCCGCCAGGACCTAGTGCAAACCTACGGGGTAGGGCCGGAGAAAATCAGCGTGGTTTATAATGCCGCTGATGCTCATTTTCGGCCCCAGCCCGTGGCTGTGCAGCAGGCTACCCGGGAGCGATTTAGTGCCGGCAAGCCATATTTCCTGTTCGTAGGTGCCCTGCAGCCCCGCAAAAATCTGGTAAACCTGCTGCAAGCCTTCGACCAGTTCAAGGCCGCTACCGGTTCCTCCGCCAAGCTGCTGGTGGTAGGCCGCACGGCCTGGAAAGCGGGCCCTATTTTCGAGGTGTACCAGCGCATGCACTACCGCCACGATGTGCACCTGACCGGGCGGGTAACCGATACGGAGCTCGTGGCGCTGTACGCGGCGGCTCTAGCTACTTGCTATGTGCCTTATTTTGAGGGTTTTGGCATTCCCATCATCGAGGCTCAGGCTTGCGCTTCCCCCGTCATTACGTCTAATTGCAGCTCTATGCCTGAGGTAGCTGGCGGCGGTGCCCGCCTGGTTGATCCGCTTTCCGTTGACTCCATTGCCGCCGGGCTGGGGGAGGTGCACGCCTCCGAAAGCTACCGCGCGGAGCTGATACAGAAAGGATTACAAAACACCCAGCGTTTTTCGTGGGCTGAAAGTGCCCACCTACTCTGGCAGGAAATTCTGGCCGCGCGTGGCTAG
- a CDS encoding polysaccharide deacetylase family protein, with amino-acid sequence MHLFRMPALVRRLLPDCLWQMPATGPPTLYLTFDDGPIPEETPFVLEQLARYQAHGTFFCVGDNLRRYPEVARAVLAGGHRLANHTYHHISGWSHSRAHYLQDVARCQALLQEFQPEGRPLLRPPYGRITLPLARLLRPTHQVVMWDVLTCDYDPDFAPEACLQAAIRHSRPGSIVVFHDSVKASRNLRYVLPRYLAYFAERGYRFAAL; translated from the coding sequence ATGCATCTGTTCCGAATGCCGGCTTTGGTGCGGCGCCTGCTGCCCGACTGCCTCTGGCAGATGCCCGCTACTGGCCCGCCTACGCTCTACCTCACCTTCGACGACGGCCCGATTCCGGAAGAAACGCCCTTTGTGCTGGAGCAACTGGCCCGCTACCAGGCGCACGGTACGTTTTTCTGCGTCGGCGACAACCTGCGCCGCTACCCTGAGGTAGCCCGCGCGGTGCTAGCCGGCGGCCACCGGCTAGCCAACCATACCTACCACCACATCAGCGGCTGGAGCCACTCCCGCGCCCATTACCTGCAGGATGTAGCTCGGTGCCAGGCCTTGCTGCAGGAGTTTCAGCCCGAAGGCAGACCCCTGTTGCGCCCACCATATGGCCGCATTACCCTTCCGCTGGCGCGCTTGCTCCGGCCTACCCATCAAGTAGTTATGTGGGACGTGCTGACCTGTGACTACGACCCCGACTTCGCCCCCGAGGCCTGCCTGCAAGCGGCCATCCGGCACTCCCGGCCCGGCTCCATCGTGGTATTTCACGACAGTGTGAAGGCTAGCAGAAACTTGCGCTACGTGTTGCCGCGCTACCTGGCTTACTTTGCCGAGCGGGGCTACCGCTTTGCTGCTTTGTAA
- a CDS encoding glycosyltransferase has translation MLFLTLYFTAWFALLTTAVVLFARARGAQPGAVPQPLPRVSILLAARNEEAAIARCLHAIRALHYPPELLEVLLGDDGSTDQMAAVAAAAMQGYAGSFRVVPITDTLGTARGKANVLAHLSRVATTTYFFITDADIAVPPTWLTGLLAHAQPSVGIVTGLTLVTGPRLFHRLQGLDWLMALGLVQVVTDLGRPVTAMGNNMLVTRAAYEATGGYERLPFSVTEDFELFKAVLRAGYTSRNLYRPEILAESLPMYSWRGLLHQRRRWLRGVEALPTWLKTCLGLYGSFYVLLAALAAVAGPAAALSVWLGKVLVQGALAVLCFRRVGRRAPLVLLPAFELYTIFLTGSLVVFRLLPVSFSWKGRQYR, from the coding sequence ATGCTTTTTCTGACGCTGTATTTTACCGCCTGGTTTGCTTTGCTGACAACCGCCGTGGTGCTGTTTGCCCGCGCGCGGGGCGCGCAACCGGGTGCAGTGCCCCAGCCCCTGCCCCGGGTGAGCATCCTGCTGGCGGCCCGCAACGAGGAGGCGGCCATTGCTCGCTGCCTGCACGCCATCCGGGCTCTGCATTACCCCCCCGAGCTACTCGAAGTGCTCCTCGGGGATGACGGGTCCACGGACCAGATGGCAGCCGTGGCGGCGGCGGCCATGCAAGGTTACGCCGGTTCATTTCGCGTGGTACCTATTACCGATACCCTGGGCACGGCCCGCGGCAAGGCCAACGTGCTGGCTCACCTCAGCCGCGTCGCTACCACTACCTACTTCTTCATCACTGATGCCGACATTGCCGTGCCGCCTACCTGGCTGACGGGTCTGCTGGCCCACGCCCAACCCAGCGTGGGCATTGTAACGGGCCTAACGCTGGTGACCGGGCCGCGGCTGTTCCACCGCCTCCAGGGCCTCGACTGGCTGATGGCCCTGGGTTTGGTCCAGGTTGTCACGGACCTGGGCCGGCCCGTAACGGCCATGGGCAACAACATGCTCGTAACCCGCGCCGCCTACGAGGCCACCGGCGGCTACGAGCGGCTACCCTTTTCCGTCACCGAAGACTTTGAGCTGTTCAAAGCCGTGCTCCGAGCGGGATACACTTCCCGCAACCTGTACCGACCCGAAATCCTGGCCGAGTCGCTGCCCATGTACTCGTGGCGGGGGCTGCTGCACCAGCGGCGGCGGTGGCTGCGCGGGGTGGAGGCCTTGCCCACTTGGCTGAAAACCTGCCTCGGCCTGTACGGCTCCTTTTACGTGCTGCTGGCCGCGTTGGCTGCTGTAGCAGGGCCAGCGGCGGCCCTAAGTGTGTGGCTAGGCAAGGTGTTGGTACAGGGCGCGCTGGCGGTGCTCTGTTTCCGACGGGTAGGCCGCCGCGCCCCGCTGGTGCTGCTGCCCGCGTTTGAGCTCTACACGATTTTCCTGACCGGGAGTCTGGTGGTGTTCCGGCTACTGCCAGTATCCTTCAGCTGGAAGGGCCGGCAATACCGCTAA
- a CDS encoding glycoside hydrolase family 3 C-terminal domain-containing protein, translated as MFLPFSPTSRAVLMAALFCATTHIATAQTKATTARPATAAAKSTAAMGPNRQQALMGNEAKIDQLLKKLTLEEKIAMIHATSSFNSGGVKRLGIPEMATSDGPHGVRLEHGRDWKPDEGVNDSGTYLPTGNTLASTWNPELGYAFGSVLGSEAAFRGKDIILGPGINIVRTPLNGRNFEYLSEDPYLVSKMVVGYIRGVQDQGVSASVKHYAANNQEEHRNDIDVYMSERALREIYLPGFQAAIQEGGAHTLMGSYNKFRGQYATHNAYLMNDILKGEWGFKGLVISDWGSVHDTQEGLRNGTDLEMGTDLSLMYNSVDQTASQVKPEQMPSLYDRFFFGTAALDAVKKDKSLEPLLDDKVRRILRVMYATNMLDGAKRKPGAYNTPAHQATARKVAEEGIVLLKNDGNILPLKKTTKTFAVIGANATRENALGGGSSQVKAKYEITPLQGLQKALGSQATITYAPGYKIARNQKADPQLIEQAVAAAKAADVAIIVGGATHGYDYKVWADNAYDAEGYDKPDMKMPFGQDELIQAVLKANPNTVVVLLGGGPIDVSAWAGQAKGIVEAWYPGMEGGNALANILFGEVNPSGKLPFTFPVKLEDSPAHKLGEYPSTPGNPLKQTYKEDIFVGYRYFDTYKVAPQFAFGHGLSYTSFDYGKLTVQPGKQSATVKVTVRNSGKVAGAEVVQLYVHDDQASVKRPEKELKAFQKVFLKPGESKTLTLNLGPDAFRYYDEAKKQWVLEPGTFKLLVGSSSRDIRQTGEVKL; from the coding sequence ATGTTCCTCCCATTTTCACCCACTTCCCGGGCCGTGCTCATGGCGGCCTTGTTCTGCGCCACTACCCACATAGCCACGGCCCAAACGAAAGCCACTACTGCTCGCCCGGCCACGGCAGCGGCGAAAAGCACTGCCGCAATGGGCCCCAACCGCCAGCAGGCCCTGATGGGCAATGAGGCTAAAATTGACCAGCTGCTCAAAAAGCTAACCCTGGAAGAAAAGATTGCCATGATACACGCCACCTCCTCCTTCAACTCAGGAGGCGTGAAGCGGCTTGGCATTCCGGAAATGGCAACCTCCGACGGCCCCCACGGCGTGCGCCTGGAGCACGGCCGCGACTGGAAGCCCGACGAAGGCGTAAACGACTCGGGTACCTACCTGCCCACCGGCAACACCCTGGCCTCTACCTGGAACCCCGAACTGGGCTATGCCTTTGGCTCGGTGCTGGGTAGCGAGGCGGCCTTCCGGGGCAAAGACATCATTCTGGGGCCCGGCATCAACATTGTGCGCACGCCCCTGAATGGCCGCAACTTCGAGTACCTCAGCGAAGACCCCTACCTCGTGTCAAAGATGGTGGTGGGCTACATCCGCGGGGTGCAGGACCAGGGCGTGTCGGCCAGCGTGAAGCACTACGCCGCCAACAACCAGGAGGAACACCGCAATGACATCGACGTGTACATGAGCGAGCGGGCCCTGCGCGAGATTTACTTGCCGGGCTTCCAGGCCGCTATTCAGGAGGGTGGGGCTCATACCCTAATGGGCTCCTACAACAAGTTTCGGGGCCAGTACGCCACCCATAACGCCTACCTGATGAACGATATTCTGAAGGGCGAATGGGGATTCAAGGGATTGGTAATCAGCGACTGGGGCTCGGTGCACGACACCCAGGAAGGCCTGCGCAACGGCACCGATCTGGAAATGGGCACCGACCTTTCCCTGATGTACAACAGCGTCGATCAGACAGCCAGCCAGGTAAAGCCGGAGCAGATGCCCAGCCTCTACGACCGGTTTTTCTTTGGTACGGCCGCCCTGGACGCGGTGAAAAAGGACAAGTCGTTAGAGCCCCTGCTCGATGACAAGGTGCGCCGCATTCTGCGCGTGATGTACGCCACCAACATGCTGGATGGGGCCAAGCGCAAGCCGGGCGCCTACAATACTCCCGCGCACCAAGCTACGGCCCGTAAAGTAGCGGAAGAAGGCATTGTGCTGCTCAAAAACGACGGCAACATTCTCCCCCTGAAGAAAACAACTAAGACGTTCGCCGTCATTGGAGCCAACGCTACCCGCGAAAATGCCCTGGGCGGCGGCAGTTCCCAGGTAAAGGCCAAGTATGAGATTACGCCGCTTCAGGGCCTGCAAAAAGCCCTAGGTTCCCAGGCCACCATTACCTACGCCCCCGGCTACAAAATTGCCCGTAACCAAAAAGCTGATCCGCAGCTAATCGAACAGGCCGTGGCCGCCGCCAAAGCCGCTGACGTAGCCATCATTGTGGGGGGCGCTACCCACGGCTACGACTACAAAGTGTGGGCTGATAACGCCTACGACGCGGAAGGCTACGACAAGCCCGACATGAAGATGCCCTTCGGTCAGGACGAGCTGATTCAGGCCGTGCTCAAAGCCAACCCCAACACCGTGGTGGTGCTGCTGGGCGGCGGCCCCATTGACGTATCGGCCTGGGCCGGGCAGGCCAAGGGCATTGTGGAGGCCTGGTACCCCGGCATGGAAGGCGGCAACGCCCTGGCCAACATTCTGTTCGGTGAGGTAAATCCCTCGGGCAAGCTACCCTTCACCTTCCCCGTGAAGCTGGAAGACTCGCCGGCACATAAACTAGGCGAATACCCCAGCACCCCTGGTAACCCGCTGAAACAGACTTACAAAGAGGATATCTTTGTGGGCTACCGCTACTTCGATACCTATAAAGTTGCCCCCCAATTCGCCTTTGGTCACGGCCTGAGCTACACTTCCTTCGATTACGGCAAGCTAACCGTGCAACCCGGCAAACAGTCTGCCACGGTCAAGGTCACGGTGCGCAACTCGGGCAAGGTAGCCGGCGCCGAAGTGGTGCAGCTCTACGTGCACGACGACCAGGCCAGCGTAAAGCGGCCCGAAAAGGAGCTGAAAGCCTTCCAGAAGGTCTTCCTAAAGCCCGGCGAATCGAAAACCCTGACCCTGAACTTGGGTCCTGACGCCTTTCGCTACTACGACGAGGCCAAGAAGCAGTGGGTACTGGAACCCGGAACCTTCAAGCTACTAGTCGGCAGCTCCTCCCGCGACATCCGCCAGACGGGAGAGGTAAAGCTGTAG
- a CDS encoding TatD family hydrolase, with the protein MQLSDSHAHVYSEQFKPDQDEMLLRAFEAGVRTIFMPNIDHTSIDPMLEVEAKYPTQCFAQMGLHPCHVTRQFEKELYEVETWLSRRPFAAVGECGIDLYWDKTHLQEQQEALRIQVALAKKHNLPLVLHTREAFREAADIITAAQDGSLRGVFHCFSGTKQEAEEVIRLGFKLGIGGVATFKNGGLDKVLPGISLEHLLLETDCPYLAPIPHRGKRNEPAYLPLVARRVAEILGKDAEEVAEATTRNTLTLFGEAAQG; encoded by the coding sequence ATGCAACTTTCCGATTCGCACGCCCACGTTTACTCCGAGCAGTTTAAGCCCGACCAAGATGAGATGCTGCTGCGCGCCTTTGAGGCCGGAGTCCGGACCATCTTCATGCCCAACATCGACCATACCAGCATTGACCCCATGCTGGAAGTGGAAGCCAAATACCCTACCCAGTGCTTTGCCCAAATGGGCCTGCACCCCTGCCACGTCACCCGCCAGTTTGAAAAAGAGCTGTACGAAGTGGAAACGTGGCTTAGTCGCCGGCCCTTTGCCGCAGTAGGGGAGTGCGGCATCGATTTATACTGGGATAAAACCCACCTCCAGGAGCAGCAGGAAGCCCTGCGCATTCAGGTAGCCTTAGCCAAAAAGCACAACCTGCCCCTGGTACTCCACACTCGGGAGGCCTTCCGTGAAGCCGCCGACATCATCACGGCGGCTCAGGATGGCTCCCTGCGCGGGGTGTTTCACTGCTTTTCCGGCACGAAGCAGGAAGCGGAAGAAGTGATTCGGCTGGGCTTCAAACTTGGCATCGGTGGGGTCGCCACCTTCAAGAACGGGGGCCTCGACAAAGTGCTGCCCGGTATCAGTCTGGAGCACCTGCTGCTAGAAACCGACTGCCCCTACCTAGCGCCCATTCCTCACCGGGGCAAGCGGAACGAGCCCGCCTATCTGCCCCTGGTGGCCCGCCGAGTAGCCGAAATCCTGGGCAAGGACGCTGAAGAAGTAGCCGAGGCCACTACCCGCAACACCTTGACCCTGTTTGGGGAAGCAGCGCAGGGGTAG